In one window of Pseudomonas chlororaphis subsp. chlororaphis DNA:
- a CDS encoding response regulator transcription factor, producing MPDHTKTIRVMLIDCRPLVLMGLHDLINARRPRMEVSGQATTYTNALDLADQLRPNVIFFSFFPDALNPLEVVAGLTRSPEMKLLVLKGLYESVPVAQAIEAGARGIVLAEDPTESIVRAIIKVHHHDAGLDRAWSGGLSGYAATRHIPLRCNLEQAKQARLTLRERELIRAIVGDPSAKYMSIAERLGISEHTVHNHLSNIYQKLNLINRIDLLMYALKHGLTDNEEPPDSTWVELK from the coding sequence ATGCCAGACCATACAAAAACGATACGCGTGATGCTGATCGATTGCCGCCCCCTCGTGCTTATGGGGCTCCATGATTTGATCAATGCGAGGAGGCCCCGGATGGAGGTGAGTGGCCAGGCCACCACCTACACCAATGCGCTGGACCTTGCCGATCAGCTGCGTCCCAATGTGATCTTTTTCAGTTTCTTTCCGGATGCGCTGAACCCCCTGGAGGTCGTCGCAGGGCTGACCCGCAGCCCGGAAATGAAATTGCTGGTGCTCAAGGGCCTGTACGAATCCGTTCCGGTTGCCCAGGCGATCGAGGCGGGCGCGCGCGGCATCGTGCTGGCGGAAGACCCGACGGAATCGATCGTCCGGGCCATCATCAAGGTCCACCATCACGACGCTGGACTGGACCGCGCCTGGTCCGGCGGGCTTTCCGGCTATGCCGCGACCCGGCATATACCCTTGCGATGCAACCTGGAGCAGGCGAAGCAGGCGCGGCTGACATTGCGCGAGCGGGAGCTGATTCGCGCCATCGTCGGCGACCCGTCCGCCAAATACATGAGCATCGCCGAGCGCCTGGGCATCAGTGAGCACACCGTGCACAACCACCTCAGCAACATTTATCAGAAGCTCAACCTGATCAACCGCATCGACTTGCTGATGTATGCGCTCAAGCACGGGCTCACCGACAACGAAGAACCGCCTGACTCCACGTGGGTGGAACTGAAATGA
- a CDS encoding TolC family outer membrane protein, with protein sequence MGASSVLLGSAFMLAAGAAMAQTAAVTSTGVNASTYSTDLMQLYREARLEDPQVLASFAQAQAGQEHQREALGALLPQLSLNAGTNRIHQENDLIQQRSFDSESYSLVLRQYLYNKAAWENYQKFKSLAKQSESEALDAQAEAAVELARRYFTALAAEDELELVRAERRTTQKSLDRVNALYEKQMAMITDQLDLKARVDLLAAQELDARNQARISREALAELVGRPVKEKLNRIRDGVQLRVSAQSLESWVRDGMELNPTLKASESGAEAANAALRSGKGGHYPTVSLNLSAQQTNEGYNNTLAPRTDSYVAGIGVQVPLYSGGSTSARVRGLYQDQLVAEQQLEAIRRRVVKEITSAYLTANSNGEKIDASRSALASAQLSRVAAEKGLSYGMVNAVDVLTSVRNEFRARRDLLKTQYEFLSNVFTLNRWAGKPPVESVENVNAWLSPGSAGQAMGVGIEDQE encoded by the coding sequence GTGGGAGCGTCGTCAGTTCTGCTAGGGAGTGCATTCATGCTTGCAGCGGGGGCCGCCATGGCGCAAACCGCTGCGGTAACGTCGACCGGGGTCAATGCCTCGACCTATTCCACCGACCTCATGCAGTTGTATCGCGAGGCACGGCTGGAAGACCCACAGGTCCTGGCCTCTTTTGCGCAAGCGCAGGCGGGCCAGGAGCATCAACGCGAGGCCCTGGGGGCGCTGTTGCCGCAACTGTCGCTGAATGCCGGGACGAACCGGATCCACCAGGAAAACGACCTGATACAGCAGCGCAGCTTCGATAGCGAAAGCTACAGCCTGGTGCTGCGCCAGTACCTCTACAACAAGGCCGCGTGGGAGAACTACCAGAAGTTCAAGAGCCTGGCCAAGCAGTCCGAGTCCGAAGCGCTGGACGCCCAGGCCGAGGCCGCGGTGGAGCTGGCGCGGCGTTACTTCACCGCGCTGGCGGCCGAGGATGAGCTGGAGCTGGTGAGGGCCGAGCGCCGGACCACGCAAAAGAGCCTGGACCGGGTCAACGCATTGTACGAAAAGCAGATGGCGATGATTACCGACCAGCTCGACCTCAAGGCCCGGGTGGACCTGCTCGCGGCCCAGGAACTGGATGCCCGCAACCAGGCCCGCATCAGTCGCGAGGCGCTGGCGGAGCTTGTCGGCCGTCCGGTCAAGGAGAAGCTCAACCGGATTCGCGATGGCGTGCAACTGCGGGTTTCGGCGCAGAGCCTGGAGTCCTGGGTGCGTGATGGCATGGAGCTGAACCCGACGCTCAAGGCCAGCGAAAGCGGCGCCGAAGCCGCGAACGCAGCGTTGCGCAGTGGCAAGGGCGGGCACTATCCGACGGTGAGCCTGAACCTCAGCGCGCAACAAACCAACGAGGGCTACAACAATACCCTGGCGCCCCGCACCGACAGCTATGTCGCCGGCATCGGCGTCCAGGTGCCGCTGTACAGCGGCGGCTCGACCTCGGCGCGGGTCCGTGGGCTCTACCAGGACCAACTGGTCGCCGAGCAGCAGTTGGAAGCGATCCGGCGCCGGGTGGTCAAGGAGATCACCAGTGCCTACCTGACCGCCAATTCGAACGGCGAGAAGATCGACGCCAGTCGTTCGGCCCTGGCCTCGGCCCAGTTGTCCAGGGTGGCGGCGGAGAAGGGGCTGAGCTACGGCATGGTCAACGCCGTCGATGTACTGACCAGCGTGCGCAACGAGTTCCGCGCCCGGCGCGACCTGCTCAAGACGCAATACGAGTTCCTCAGCAACGTCTTCACCCTCAATCGCTGGGCGGGAAAACCACCGGTCGAAAGTGTCGAGAATGTGAATGCCTGGCTGAGTCCCGGTAGTGCCGGCCAGGCCATGGGCGTTGGCATCGAGGACCAGGAGTAA
- a CDS encoding HlyD family type I secretion periplasmic adaptor subunit, giving the protein MPSRQIESFSDLPVSDRKAHRLGMGIVGVTFGLFGTWAALAPLDGAAYAPGVVTVQTYRKTVQHLEGGIVKSVLAHDGDIVKRDDPLIILDDAQLRSEYEATQSLLIAARAMESRLIAERDGLLAIDFGPMSDPASVRGEEARQGETQVFNARRGSRLGQIAVLRERIGQLHQQIKGLESMIAVKVQLEKSYSGEIGELSELLKQGFVDKQRLLEQDRKLGMLRSEVADHRSTIDRIRLQINETQLQILQVDKDFDSDVAKQLAEVQTKIYDLQEKNSALEDRLSRIVIRAPDAGMVIGMTVHTIGGVVRSATPLLDIVPSVSELVIEAQVAPVDIDRIAIGKRADIRFGAFKSSTTPVIEGEVSSVSGDRLTNEKTGTAYYLARVRVTEHGVRTLGERKLLPGMPADVLIVTGQRTLLQYLMQPARDVMSQSMIEE; this is encoded by the coding sequence ATGCCTAGTCGTCAAATCGAAAGCTTTTCCGACCTGCCGGTGTCCGATCGCAAGGCCCACCGCCTGGGCATGGGCATTGTCGGCGTGACCTTCGGCCTGTTCGGCACCTGGGCGGCACTCGCGCCCCTGGACGGTGCCGCCTACGCGCCGGGGGTGGTCACCGTGCAGACTTACCGCAAGACGGTCCAGCACCTGGAAGGCGGCATCGTCAAATCGGTGCTGGCCCATGATGGCGACATCGTCAAGCGTGACGATCCGCTGATCATCCTCGACGATGCCCAGCTGCGCTCCGAGTACGAGGCGACCCAAAGCCTGCTGATCGCGGCCAGGGCCATGGAGTCGAGGCTGATTGCCGAGCGCGATGGGTTGCTGGCGATCGACTTCGGGCCGATGAGCGATCCTGCCAGTGTGCGGGGAGAGGAGGCGCGCCAGGGCGAGACCCAGGTATTCAACGCGCGGCGGGGCTCGCGGCTGGGCCAGATCGCGGTGCTGCGCGAGCGCATTGGCCAATTGCACCAGCAGATCAAGGGCCTGGAGTCGATGATCGCGGTCAAGGTGCAACTCGAGAAATCCTACAGCGGTGAAATCGGCGAATTGTCCGAGCTGCTCAAGCAGGGCTTCGTCGACAAGCAACGTCTGCTCGAGCAGGACCGCAAGCTGGGGATGCTCAGGTCGGAGGTGGCCGATCACCGTTCCACCATCGACAGGATCCGTCTGCAGATCAACGAAACCCAGTTGCAGATCCTCCAGGTCGACAAGGATTTCGATTCCGACGTGGCCAAGCAGCTGGCCGAGGTGCAGACCAAGATCTACGACCTGCAAGAGAAGAACTCGGCCCTGGAAGACCGCCTCAGCCGTATCGTCATCCGCGCCCCCGACGCGGGCATGGTGATTGGCATGACGGTGCACACCATTGGCGGTGTCGTGCGTTCGGCGACGCCCTTGCTGGACATCGTGCCCTCGGTGTCCGAACTGGTCATCGAGGCCCAGGTGGCGCCGGTGGACATCGACCGTATCGCCATCGGCAAGCGCGCCGATATCCGTTTCGGCGCGTTCAAGAGCTCGACCACGCCGGTGATCGAAGGCGAGGTCAGCAGCGTCTCGGGCGACCGGTTGACCAACGAAAAGACCGGGACCGCCTATTACCTGGCGCGGGTCCGGGTCACCGAGCACGGCGTGCGTACCTTGGGGGAGCGCAAGCTGTTGCCGGGGATGCCGGCGGACGTGCTGATCGTCACCGGGCAACGCACGCTGTTGCAGTACCTGATGCAGCCGGCCCGGGATGTGATGTCTCAATCAATGATCGAGGAGTGA